One window of Drosophila busckii strain San Diego stock center, stock number 13000-0081.31 chromosome 3L, ASM1175060v1, whole genome shotgun sequence genomic DNA carries:
- the LOC108601002 gene encoding protein strawberry notch — MVVQSDPAMQRRFSSVINLPPLPQMPKTVAEYMKSRPNALTAQIQMRYLSQSKAPVGQLNAEQVRYPSEQAMQVRYPSERAMQVRYPSERGMQVRYLSQSKQPLGQLSAEQMRYPSQGPQMRYLSQSRPPVGQSSADAAMQMRYPSVGGMQMRYPSVRREALQTLLVEDDEVDFEEIGVADTYSSYWPSKLKGGSKHPDAVVETATLSSVELPDITYELMLPEKLQSSDRLSALQLEAVTYACQAHEQLLPSGQRAGFLLGDGAGVGKGRTIAAIIYENYLRGRKRAVWISVSNDLKFDAERDLQDIGAGEFLQVSSMSKFKYSRISGEENGHFRKGVIFCTYTALIGESANANPKYNTRLRQLTQWMGPEFDGLIVLDECHKAKNLSLMNAGKSTKTGTTVLELQQLLPMARVVYASATGASEPRNMAYMVRLGLWGPGTSYSEFFKFVNTVEKRGIGAMEIVAMDMKLRGSYIARQLSFKDVTFRIEEVPMTREFHKLYNHSAELWADINEKFLKSCRLMCIENRVQKIITCQFWSAHQRFFKNLCIASKVRHVVRMVRAAARESKAVVIGLQSTGESRTLEHLELYQCELSSFVSTAKMIVQSFVEKYFPAPTREALYKLLNTGTFEVDARSRAHPKRARLLCDWSDDELDFDGGDSDLEFDAVWNEDEDKLGRKRRGRPPKPDKVEKTTMQERILQHLCNNLSSLKNEPELASSNAAAAASAVKISERDVERCIAMREKLLERIEHLGRRMPPNTLDKIICKLGVNVVAEMTGRRGRVIKTPDGVYSYEQRCEADISMDLVNYKEKQRFMDDTKHVAIISEAASSGISLQSDKRLNVQRRRLHITLELPWSADRAIQQFGRTHRSNQANAPEYVFLISDLGGESRFAATVAKRLESLGALTQGDRRATDARDLSRFNIDNSIGRSALESVLQQITSEKPLESLHVPEYKGDFCFDCCVALSGVGILSVSKDAKGQQIFVIEKDSSNIPKFLNRILGCRVEVQNALFKFFLNKMYSLILQMKRAGHFDLGILDLDAHGSTVSATKLIRFIRNHATGTAATELHTLEVLRGMSFEMALAKYKREARQSHEGFYVYKQERNSNNCAILCLNAQPDTPADTEASKLSLKIYRPNTGPQVRPESLSAINQRFVKASLDAVQHYWDLQYSQCVNSCSHIYWNRRCPFGTKCGVGLRVRQYHVLSGLMLPIWDRIALIIEKDGRKIQMIRAKTVDNKKIVGTVVPDGIYQQLVADLSSDSRVECNDLQILQK; from the exons ATGGTCGTGCAATCTGATCCTGCAATGCAGCGTCGCTTCAGCAGCGTGATCAATCTGCCTCCACTGCCCCAAATGCCCAAGACGGTGGCCGAGTATATGAAGAGCAGACCCAACGCGCTCACAGCGCAGATTCAGATGCGTTATCTGTCGCAGTCGAAGGCGCCTGTGGGTCAGTTGAATGCTGAGCAAGTGCGTTATCCTTCAGAGCAAGCAATGCAAGTGCGTTATCCTTCAGAGCGAGCAATGCAAGTGCGATATCCTTCGGAGCGAGGAATGCAAGTGCGTTATTTGTCGCAGTCCAAGCAGCCGTTGGGCCAGTTGAGTGCAGAGCAAATGCGTTATCCTTCGCAGGGACCCCAAATGCGTTACTTGTCGCAGTCCAGACCGCCTGTGGGTCAGTCGAGTGCAGAtgctgcaatgcaaatgcgTTATCCTTCGGTGGGTGGCATGCAAATGCGTTATCCTTCGGTGCGGCGTGAGGCGCTGCAGACGCTGCTGGTGGAGGACGATGAGGTGGACTTTGAGGAAATTGGCGTGGCGGATACCTACTCCTCCTACTGGCCCAGCAAGCTCAAGGGCGGCTCCAAGCATCCCGACGCGGTGGTGGAGACAGCTACGCTCAGCTCTGTGGAGCTGCCCGACATAACCTACGAGCTGATGCTGCCCGAGAAATTGCAGAGCTCGGATCGGCTGAgtgcgctgcagctggaggCGGTCACCTATGCCTGCCAAGCgcatgagcagctgctgcccagtGGCCAGCGCGCGGGTTTTCTGCTGGGCGATGGCGCCGGCGTGGGCAAGGGACGCACCATAGCCGCCATTATCTATGAGAACTATCTGCGTGGCCGCAAGCGTGCGGTGTGGATCTCGGTGTCCAACGATCTAAAGTTTGATGCAGAGCGCGATCTGCAGGACATTGGCGCAGGCGAATTTCTGCAGGTGTCGTCGATGAGCAAGTTCAAGTACAGCAGGATAAGCGGCGAGGAGAACGGACATTTTCGCAAGGGCGTCATCTTCTGCACGTATACGGCGCTGATTGGTGAGTCCGCCAATGCCAATCCCAAGTACAATACGCGACTGCGGCAGCTCACCCAGTGGATGGGGCCAGAGTTCGATGGCCTCATTGTGCTGGACGAATGCCACAAGGCCAAGAATCTGAGTCTCATGAATGCGGGCAAGTCCACCAAGACGGGCACCACtgtgctggagctgcagcagctgttgcccaTGGCCAGGGTGGTGTACGCTTCAGCCACAGGCGCCTCGGAGCCACGCAACATGGCTTATATGGTTAGGCTGGGGCTCTGGGGTCCTGGCACTAGCTACTCCGAGTTCTTCAAGTTCGTCAATACGGTGGAGAAGCGCGGCATTGGCGCCATGGAAATCGTGGCCATGGACATGAAGCTGCGCGGCTCGTACATTGCGCGTCAGCTGAGCTTCAAGGATGTCACTTTTCGCATTGAGGAGGTGCCCATGACGCGCGAGTTCCACAAGCTTTACAATCACTCCGCCGAGCTGTGGGCGGACATCAACGAGAAGTTCCTTAAGTCCTGCCGGCTCATGTGCATCGAGAATCGCGTGCAGAAGATTATCACGTGCCAGTTCTGGTCGGCGCATCAGCGCTTCTTCAAGAACCTCTGCATCGCCTCCAAGGTGAGGCATGTGGTGCGCATGGTGCGCGCTGCCGCACGCGAGAGCAAAGCTGTGGTCATCGGGCTGCAGTCCACGGGTGAGTCGCGCACGCTGGAGCATCTGGAGCTGTATCAGTGCGAGCTTAGCAGCTTTGTGTCCACTGCCAAGATGATTGTGCAGTCCTTTGTGGAGAAATACTTTCCAGCGCCGACGCGCGAGGCGCTCTACAAGCTTCTGAACACGGGCACATTCGAGGTGGACGCGCGTAGTCGCGCGCATCCGAAGCGCGCGCGTTTGCTCTGCGATTGGTCCGATGATGAGCTGGACTTTGATGGCGGCGACAGCGACTTGGAGTTCGATGCCGTCTGGAATGAGGATGAGGACAAGCTGGGACGCAAGCGCCGCGGACGACCGCCCAAGCCGGACAAGG TGGAGAAGACCACCATGCAGGAGCGcattttgcaacatttgtgcAACAATCTGAGCTCACTGAAGAATGAGCCGGAGCTGGCCTCGTCCaatgctgcggcggcggcgtcggcggtTAAGATTAGCGAGCGCGATGTGGAGCGCTGCATTGCGATGCGCGAGAAGCTGCTGGAGCGCATTGAGCATCTGGGACGCCGCATGCCACCCAATACGCTGGACAAGATTATCTGCAAGCTGGGCGTCAACGTCGTTGCCGAGATGACGGGACGTCGCGGTCGCGTCATCAAAACGCCCGACGGCGTCTACAGCTACGAGCAGCGCTGCGAGGCGGACATCAGCATGGATCTGGTGAACTACAAAGAGAAGCAGCGCTTCATGGACGACACCAAGCATGTGGCCATCATATCTGAGGCAGCCTCCAGCGGCATTTCGCTGCAGAGCGACAAGCGTCTGAATGTGCAGCGGCGACGGCTGCACATCACGCTGGAGCTGCCCTGGAGCGCCGATCGCGCTATCCAGCAATTCGGACGCACTCATCGCTCCAATCAGGCCAATGCGCCCGAGTATGTGTTTCTCATTTCGGATCTGGGCGGCGAGAGTCGCTTTGCCGCCACCGTGGCCAAGCGGCTGGAGAGCTTGGGCGCACTCACCCAGGGCGACAGACGCGCCACCGATGCGCGTGATCTGTCCAGATTCAACATCGACAACAGCATCGGACGCAGCGCCTTGGAGAGCGTGCTGCAGCAGATCACAAGTGAGAAGCCCTTGGAGTCGCTGCATGTGCCGGAGTACAAGGGCGACTTCTGCTTCGACTGCTGCGTGGCGCTGTCCGGCGTGGGCATCTTGAGTGTCTCCAAGGACGCCAAGGGGCAGCAGATCTTTGTCATTGAGaaggacagcagcaacataccCAAGTTTCTCAATCGCATCCTCGGCTGTCGCGTCGAAGTGCAAAATGCGCTCTTCAAATTCTTTCTCAACAAAATGTATTCGCTTATCCTGCAAATGAAGCGCGCAGGTCACTTTGATCTGGGCATCCTGGATCTGGATGCACATGGCTCCACCGTGAGTGCCACTAAGCTCATTCGCTTCATACGCAATCATGCCACAGGCACTGCCGCAACGGAGCTGCATACGCTTGAAGTGCTGCGTGGCATGTCCTTTGAAATGGCGCTGGCCAA ATACAAGCGAGAGGCACGCCAGAGCCACGAAGGCTTCTATGTGTACAAGCAGGAGCggaacagcaacaattgcgccATACTCTGCCTCAATGCGCAGCCGGACACGCCCGCCGACACTGAGGCGAGCAAGCTGAGCCTGAAGATCTATCGCCCCAATACGGGGCCACAGGTGCGTCCCGAATCGCTGAGTGCGATTAACCAGCGATTCGTGAAGGCCTCGCTGGATGCAGTGCAGCATTACTGGGACTTGCAGTACAGTCAATGCGTAAACAGTTGCTCCCACATCTACTGGAATCGTCGCTGTCCGTTTGGCACCAAGTGCGGCGTCGGTTTGCGTGTGCGTCAGTATCATGTGCTCTCGGGTCTGATGCTGCCCATTTGGGATCGCATAGCTTTGATAATCGAGAAGGATGGCAGAAAGATTCAAATGATACGCGCTAAGACGGTGGACAATAAGAAGATTGTGGGTACAGTTGTGCCCGATGGCATCTATCAGCAGCTGGTGGCCGATCTGTCCTCCGATTCGCGTGTTGAGTGCAACGACCTCCAGATactgcaaaagtaa